The genomic interval GCTTGCCTGCTCCGCCGTCTTCTCGTTTACGTCCTCGTCGAGCCGCTCGTGGCTCTTGGGCCGCCAGTCGTCGAACTCGTCGAGGGCGTCCTCGTCGACCGGTTCGGCGACATCCTCGTCGCCGGCGAGGTCTTTCAGCGCCCGGGTGATCCGCTCGCCGTGTTCGACGACGGCGACCCAGCCGCCTCGCATCTTGAAGCCTGAAACGCTCTCTTCCATGTCAGCCATTGTAAAATCGGATACCGATGGGTCGGACAGTCTCCGCTGTGGTCTCCATCGTGTTCTGTTTCAGTATTCGCTCTGACTGGTTAAGCGTTTCCGCCGACCCGTCGACCGGCGGCTTATGCCCGTCGGGAGCGTAACGGCCGACGATGCCATCCGCACTGTTTGTCGTCAGCGAACACGGCTACTGGGGCGAGGAGTGTATCGAGCCGCTGACCACGCTCACCGAGGCCGGCGTGGAGATCACCGTCGCGACGCCGACCGGCGAGCCGCCGGTCCTGGACGAACGCTCCGTCGACCCCGAGGAGGTGGGCGAGGAGACGGCCGCACACGTCCGCTCGGTCCACGAGGAAGACGAGCGGCTCAACGACCCGACACCGATCGCTCGGGTCGAGGCGGCCGACTACGACGCCGTGGTCTTCCCCGGCGGCCACGGGACCGAGTGGGACGTGACACAGGACAGCGACGCCCGCCGGCTGCTCCGGGACGCCGTCGAGGGCGACGAAGGGAAGGCACTGGTCGTCTGTCACGCCGTCGGTATCCTCGCCTTTACGCGGGACAGCGAGAGCGGCCAAGCGCCGCGAGCAGACAGCGACGGCGGTATGCTCGTCGCCGGCCGCTCTGTCACCGGCTTCCCGAACGCCTGGGAGGAGGGCATCGTCGACGAGGACGACCTGATGCCCGACGGCCGGAAACTCCCCTACTGGGTCGAAGACGAGGTCAAAGCCGCCGGCGCCGACTGGGACGCCGAACTCGACGCCGACACGAGCGTCACCGTCGACGGCGACCTGATCACCGCACGCGGGCCGCCCTCGTCGGCGCGGGCCGCCCGGACGCTGCTCGACGAACTCGGCGTGGAAACCTCGTCCTAACGACGACTGCTGTCCCTCCGGTACCGGACACCCCGACCCGTCAGTCGGTAGTATCGCCTTTGTGACTGGATTCCTCTTCTTACGGCGCGTAACCAGCGCATAGCTTAGTGGGAGAATCGGAAACAGTATCGACCGTATGTCAAAAGACCACACACGACGGCGGTTCCTCCGGACGGCGGGCGCGGTTGGCGTGTTCGCACTCGCTGGCTGTGGTGGCGACGGCGCCGACGGCGATGGCGGTACCGGCGGCGACGGCGCGACAGAGGGTGACGGCGCGACAGAGGGCGACGGCGGTGACGGAAACGGCGACGGCGAGACAGAGGGCGACGGCGGTGACGGAAACGGTGACGGCGAGACAGAGGGTGACGGCGGTGACGGCGACACGGAGACGCGACTCTCGTGGCACGCCGGCGGGACTGGCGGGACGTACTTCCCGCTCTCGAACGAGTTCAAGACGGTCGTCGAGGCCAACACCGACTTCACGCTGAACGTCCAATCGACCGGAGCCAGCGTCGAGAACGTCGGCAACCTCGCCAGCGGGGACGCCGACTTCGCGCTCATCCAGAACGACATCGCGTTCTTCGCGAAGAACGGCACCGGGATCGAGGCGTTCCAGGACAACCCAGTCGAGAACCTGGTCGGTGTCGCGACGCTGTATCCCGAGACGATCACGGTCGTGACACTCGCCGACACCGAGATCACCAGCCTCTCGGACCTCTCCGGTGCGACGATCAACACCGGCGACCTCGGCTCGGGGACGCAGGTCAACGCCCTCCAGATCCTCGAAGCGGTCGGGATCTCCGATTTCACGGAGCAGAACGCCTCCTTCTCACAGGCGGCCGATCAGCTCCGGAACGGCGACATCGACGCGGCCTTCGTCGTCGGCGGCTGGCCGGTCGGCGCGATCGAGGACCTCGCGACGACGAACGACATCGTCATCGTCCCCATCGAGGGCGACAACCGCGAGGCGGTCAAGGACGCGGCCTCGTGGTTCGCCGACGACACCATCCCCGCGGGCACCTACACCGGCGTCGACGAGGCTATCGAGACTGTCGCCGTCCAGGCGATGATCGCGACCCGGTCGGAACTGGCCGACAGCACCGTCGAGACGGTCACTGCGGCCATCTTCGACAACGTCGACCAGCTGACGATCAAGACCGACTTCATCAGCAGGGAGTCGGCCCAGGACGGGATGTCGATCGAGCTCCACCCTGGTGCAGCGGCGTACTTCGACATGTGAGCCCCGCTATCGATTCGTTCGGGACCTGGACCCGGCTGCCGCAACGATAACCCCACCATGCGCCGAGGAATCGTCGCCGCGCTCGTCGTGTTGATCGTCGCGGGGAGCGCCGCCGCGGTCCCCGGCGGCCCCG from Haloarcula pelagica carries:
- a CDS encoding type 1 glutamine amidotransferase domain-containing protein; amino-acid sequence: MPSALFVVSEHGYWGEECIEPLTTLTEAGVEITVATPTGEPPVLDERSVDPEEVGEETAAHVRSVHEEDERLNDPTPIARVEAADYDAVVFPGGHGTEWDVTQDSDARRLLRDAVEGDEGKALVVCHAVGILAFTRDSESGQAPRADSDGGMLVAGRSVTGFPNAWEEGIVDEDDLMPDGRKLPYWVEDEVKAAGADWDAELDADTSVTVDGDLITARGPPSSARAARTLLDELGVETSS
- a CDS encoding TAXI family TRAP transporter solute-binding subunit, producing the protein MSKDHTRRRFLRTAGAVGVFALAGCGGDGADGDGGTGGDGATEGDGATEGDGGDGNGDGETEGDGGDGNGDGETEGDGGDGDTETRLSWHAGGTGGTYFPLSNEFKTVVEANTDFTLNVQSTGASVENVGNLASGDADFALIQNDIAFFAKNGTGIEAFQDNPVENLVGVATLYPETITVVTLADTEITSLSDLSGATINTGDLGSGTQVNALQILEAVGISDFTEQNASFSQAADQLRNGDIDAAFVVGGWPVGAIEDLATTNDIVIVPIEGDNREAVKDAASWFADDTIPAGTYTGVDEAIETVAVQAMIATRSELADSTVETVTAAIFDNVDQLTIKTDFISRESAQDGMSIELHPGAAAYFDM